In a single window of the Candidatus Hinthialibacter antarcticus genome:
- the yacG gene encoding DNA gyrase inhibitor YacG: MANMASIHCRTCGKALPEGTRTPTFPFCSMKCKMVDLGHWFNGDYHISEPLPREEDDHDADAEFGLR, encoded by the coding sequence ATGGCAAATATGGCATCAATTCATTGCCGAACTTGCGGCAAAGCATTGCCGGAAGGCACGCGAACGCCTACATTTCCTTTTTGCAGCATGAAATGCAAGATGGTCGATCTAGGACATTGGTTTAATGGAGACTACCACATTAGTGAACCCCTCCCGCGTGAAGAGGACGATCACGACGCTGACGCCGAATTTGGGCTACGCTGA
- the lnt gene encoding apolipoprotein N-acyltransferase: protein METTTLVNPSRVKRTITTLTPNLGYADWLCAAASAVLLALCFPPFEQSYLIFIALVPALWRARVNNTKHNLFLGLATGFIYNLILLHWLIYVTGPGMFLLAFVAGAPLMFPFWVWGALIGRWYRIPAFALSWCLVEYLRSIGPFAFSWGFVGHATYDFGVFFLNSIEWLGILGASFLFVSFNASLFSLLHRFYCWVRDRTLPKRIRNEFKPALIYFVIISFLIFWNATLSVGTSAMHSKFHRQDIVNLRVALIQGSFPQDAKESASVDEMLSRYLDLSRQAMAENPDLIIWPESTVPYPLNLWEDGLHQIVSFVKENDVELLLGSVHAELLSDDKVAYYNRALHFRPDKIRADDPTEMILRNVNSYDKMHLVPYGEWIPGGQYWPFYYIETLIEEAGAGIFQPGREQTIFETRKGYRFAVMICFESTLSWQAHSAKEKGVDFLVNITNDAWFKRSAGLRQHFIQSQFRAVEARVPLLRAANTGITGRISPTGGFEAIADNTPGYYIAKLGLGALDTDSKGSNSIE, encoded by the coding sequence ATGGAGACTACCACATTAGTGAACCCCTCCCGCGTGAAGAGGACGATCACGACGCTGACGCCGAATTTGGGCTACGCTGATTGGTTGTGTGCAGCGGCTTCGGCGGTTTTACTTGCGCTTTGTTTCCCTCCCTTTGAACAATCCTATCTGATTTTTATCGCTCTTGTTCCTGCACTGTGGCGGGCGCGGGTGAACAACACAAAACATAATCTCTTTCTGGGTCTTGCGACCGGATTCATCTATAACCTGATCCTGCTTCATTGGCTGATTTATGTTACCGGCCCCGGCATGTTTTTGCTGGCGTTTGTTGCTGGCGCTCCTCTGATGTTTCCCTTCTGGGTATGGGGCGCACTGATTGGTCGCTGGTATCGCATCCCGGCGTTTGCTCTTAGTTGGTGCTTGGTTGAGTATCTGCGATCAATCGGCCCGTTCGCGTTTTCATGGGGATTCGTGGGACATGCGACTTATGACTTTGGTGTCTTTTTTTTGAATTCTATAGAGTGGCTTGGTATTTTGGGCGCCTCTTTTCTTTTTGTATCCTTTAACGCCTCGCTATTTAGTCTGCTCCACAGGTTTTATTGTTGGGTAAGAGACAGAACACTCCCTAAAAGAATTAGAAATGAATTCAAACCAGCACTCATTTATTTTGTAATAATCTCATTTTTAATTTTTTGGAATGCAACTCTAAGTGTTGGTACGTCTGCGATGCATTCAAAATTCCATAGACAAGATATAGTGAACTTACGCGTTGCTTTAATTCAAGGTTCTTTTCCGCAAGACGCGAAAGAGTCGGCCTCGGTCGATGAAATGTTAAGCCGTTATCTCGACTTGTCCCGTCAGGCGATGGCGGAAAACCCCGACCTCATCATCTGGCCGGAGAGCACGGTCCCCTACCCTCTTAATCTTTGGGAGGATGGGCTTCATCAGATCGTTTCGTTTGTGAAAGAGAATGATGTTGAATTGCTATTGGGTTCTGTCCACGCTGAGTTATTGAGTGATGACAAAGTGGCCTATTACAACCGCGCGTTGCATTTCAGGCCGGATAAAATTCGCGCCGACGACCCGACTGAGATGATTTTGCGCAATGTGAATTCGTACGACAAGATGCACCTGGTCCCGTACGGCGAGTGGATTCCCGGCGGGCAATACTGGCCATTTTATTATATTGAAACGCTGATCGAAGAAGCGGGCGCCGGCATCTTTCAACCCGGGCGCGAGCAGACCATCTTTGAAACGCGTAAGGGCTATCGCTTTGCGGTGATGATCTGCTTTGAATCGACGCTCTCCTGGCAAGCGCACAGCGCAAAAGAAAAGGGCGTTGACTTTCTGGTTAACATTACCAATGACGCATGGTTCAAACGCTCGGCGGGTTTAAGACAACATTTCATTCAGTCGCAATTCCGCGCGGTCGAAGCCCGCGTCCCTTTGCTACGCGCCGCAAATACCGGAATCACGGGGCGAATATCGCCAACAGGAGGTTTTGAAGCGATTGCTGATAACACGCCCGGATACTATATTGCGAAACTAGGATTGGGCGCCTTAGATACCGATTCAAAAGGCTCAAATTCTATCGAATGA
- the rpoD gene encoding RNA polymerase sigma factor RpoD, producing the protein MSKQKQIIEAPKSSKFQKLIELGERNGRLTYDDVNRMINDEAMSVEDLDDIFIVLNDHDIPVVDDYVMTNADAKHLRQEAAEAEAAHEETHDEKIGVDDPVRLYLREMGRVPLLTREQEIELAKRIESGRFKICHALAQSRTGVREIARILNRLESGRVKVEDVIQNFDLKENFEDKDREAIVKDLQKKMAQLQKEQTQALKYEKRYQGKKTPKLQEKMQKLGNLLISMKLDHEQLGRIAKRLSSLHRRLQEAGSEINQTEKRLNLPRTKLNELFRKLRSTTFGRSELEKLTTRPREELLQMAKRYIRAQERQTKAMNEIDDDRITYDRICDLVHKGERVAHVAKMDVVKANLRLVVSIAKNYTNRGLQFLDLIQEGNIGLMRAVDKFEYRRGYKFSTYATWWIRQAVTRAIADQARTIRIPVHMIETINKITRISRRMVQDLGREPTPEEIATFIEMPVDKVRGVFKIAQQPISLETPVGDEGDTHFGDFIEDKNAVSPSFRTSEAMMSDQVELVLKTLTEREETVLRLRFGIGDGYQRTLEEVGNRFGVTRERVRQIETKALRKLRHPIRSKKLRDFVD; encoded by the coding sequence ATGTCTAAGCAGAAACAAATCATAGAAGCGCCCAAGTCATCGAAATTTCAGAAGTTGATTGAATTAGGCGAACGCAATGGCCGTCTGACGTATGATGATGTCAACCGAATGATCAATGACGAGGCTATGAGCGTCGAAGATCTCGATGACATTTTTATTGTCCTGAATGATCATGATATTCCAGTCGTTGACGACTATGTAATGACCAACGCTGACGCCAAGCATCTTCGCCAGGAAGCCGCTGAAGCCGAAGCCGCGCATGAAGAGACCCACGACGAGAAAATCGGCGTTGATGACCCTGTACGGTTGTATTTGCGTGAAATGGGCCGTGTTCCTCTTTTGACGCGTGAGCAGGAAATTGAATTGGCCAAACGCATCGAGTCGGGCCGCTTCAAAATCTGCCATGCGCTTGCGCAAAGCCGGACGGGAGTTCGAGAAATCGCGCGCATACTCAATCGTCTTGAGTCAGGTCGCGTCAAAGTCGAAGACGTCATTCAGAATTTTGATTTGAAAGAAAATTTTGAAGACAAAGACCGTGAAGCCATCGTAAAAGATTTACAGAAAAAGATGGCGCAATTGCAAAAAGAACAAACCCAGGCGTTAAAGTATGAAAAGCGCTATCAAGGTAAGAAGACGCCTAAGTTGCAAGAGAAAATGCAAAAATTGGGCAACTTGCTGATCTCGATGAAACTCGACCATGAGCAATTGGGGCGCATTGCAAAGCGGCTCTCTTCCTTACACCGTCGGCTTCAAGAAGCGGGCAGTGAAATCAACCAGACTGAGAAGCGCTTAAACCTTCCCCGCACAAAATTAAATGAATTGTTCCGTAAATTGCGCAGCACCACGTTTGGTCGCAGCGAGTTAGAAAAACTGACCACCCGGCCCCGTGAAGAGTTGCTGCAGATGGCGAAGCGCTACATCCGCGCGCAAGAACGCCAGACGAAGGCAATGAACGAAATAGATGACGACCGCATTACCTATGACCGAATTTGTGATCTGGTTCATAAAGGCGAGCGGGTTGCGCATGTCGCAAAAATGGACGTCGTGAAAGCCAATCTGCGCTTGGTGGTTTCGATTGCTAAAAATTACACCAATCGCGGCTTGCAGTTTTTAGACTTGATCCAAGAAGGCAACATTGGATTGATGCGCGCCGTCGATAAGTTTGAATACCGCCGGGGCTATAAGTTCAGCACCTATGCGACATGGTGGATTCGTCAAGCGGTAACCCGCGCGATTGCCGATCAAGCGCGTACCATTCGCATCCCGGTCCACATGATTGAAACTATCAACAAAATTACCCGCATTTCGCGCCGTATGGTGCAGGACTTAGGCCGTGAACCGACCCCGGAAGAAATTGCGACTTTCATTGAAATGCCGGTGGATAAAGTGCGCGGCGTATTTAAGATCGCCCAGCAGCCCATCTCCCTTGAAACGCCGGTCGGCGACGAAGGCGACACGCACTTTGGCGATTTTATCGAAGACAAAAACGCCGTTTCTCCCTCGTTTCGCACCTCAGAAGCGATGATGAGCGACCAAGTAGAGTTGGTTCTAAAAACATTGACCGAACGCGAAGAGACGGTATTGCGTCTCCGCTTTGGAATTGGCGACGGCTATCAACGCACGCTGGAAGAAGTCGGCAACCGTTTCGGCGTGACCCGCGAACGCGTTCGTCAGATCGAAACAAAAGCGCTGCGAAAGTTACGCCATCCAATCCGCAGCAAAAAATTGCGGGATTTTGTTGACTGA
- a CDS encoding shikimate dehydrogenase has translation MTWEIKGSTTVCAVIGDPIEHTLSPCMHNAAFKSLGLNYVYVAFHAKDIAQAMNGMRGFNIRGLSVTIPHKVSVMGHLDEVTPLAKRIGAVNTVINDNGHLVGTNTDGIGALNAIEQYERVDGKTVVFLGVGGAARGVGFTLACERKPKQIYFLHRDEDAEMASALTSEMRSHSSSLISTGSLNQEDMKQAFESANVIINTTPIGMAPNVDQCLVDESLFSEQHLVFDIIYNPAQTLLLKRAESRFARTINGVPMFVNQGAEQFRLWTGEKPPVDVMAKVVKEALGQA, from the coding sequence ATGACCTGGGAAATTAAAGGTTCAACCACCGTTTGCGCCGTAATCGGCGACCCGATAGAACATACCCTTTCGCCGTGTATGCATAATGCCGCCTTCAAATCGTTGGGACTCAACTACGTCTATGTTGCGTTCCATGCAAAAGACATTGCCCAGGCAATGAATGGGATGAGAGGTTTCAATATTCGGGGGCTGTCGGTCACGATTCCACACAAAGTGAGTGTGATGGGTCATCTCGATGAAGTCACCCCACTCGCAAAACGCATTGGCGCGGTGAATACCGTCATCAACGATAACGGTCATCTGGTTGGAACCAACACCGACGGCATCGGGGCGTTGAATGCGATTGAGCAATATGAACGCGTCGACGGCAAGACGGTCGTCTTTCTGGGCGTAGGCGGGGCGGCGCGCGGCGTTGGTTTTACTCTCGCCTGTGAACGAAAACCCAAACAGATATATTTCTTACATCGCGACGAAGACGCCGAGATGGCAAGCGCGTTGACCTCTGAAATGCGCTCGCATTCTTCTTCGCTCATCAGTACGGGATCATTGAATCAGGAAGATATGAAGCAAGCGTTTGAATCTGCGAATGTCATCATTAATACGACGCCCATCGGTATGGCGCCGAACGTGGATCAATGTTTAGTTGATGAATCATTGTTTTCTGAACAGCATCTCGTGTTTGATATTATATACAATCCAGCGCAAACTCTGTTATTAAAGCGGGCTGAGTCGCGTTTTGCCCGCACCATCAATGGGGTTCCGATGTTCGTCAACCAGGGTGCGGAACAGTTTCGTTTATGGACAGGCGAGAAGCCTCCCGTCGATGTCATGGCGAAAGTCGTGAAGGAGGCGTTGGGTCAAGCATGA
- a CDS encoding shikimate kinase: protein MNLVLIGYRGTGKSVLSNQVADKLGWPVFHMDEMLVERFGRPIPEFVEANGWDAFRDEEQKLTEELANKDQCVIDCGGGVIVRDANIEALRQSGFVVWLQAPVEVIAERIMGDANRPSLTGKGTAADEVRDVLSQREALYQKASHATIDTNSCSIEQCVEMIFEKFHDATTQS, encoded by the coding sequence ATGAATCTCGTGTTGATTGGATATCGTGGCACAGGAAAATCAGTCCTCAGCAATCAGGTCGCCGACAAACTCGGTTGGCCGGTTTTTCACATGGATGAAATGCTGGTGGAGCGCTTCGGGCGCCCGATCCCCGAATTCGTAGAAGCCAATGGATGGGACGCGTTTCGGGACGAAGAACAAAAACTGACGGAAGAACTCGCTAACAAAGATCAGTGCGTCATTGATTGCGGCGGCGGCGTCATCGTGCGGGATGCTAATATTGAGGCGCTTCGTCAATCAGGATTTGTCGTATGGCTGCAAGCGCCCGTCGAGGTGATCGCTGAGCGCATCATGGGCGACGCCAACCGCCCTTCCCTGACCGGAAAAGGCACAGCGGCGGATGAAGTGAGAGACGTTCTGTCGCAACGCGAGGCGCTCTATCAAAAAGCCAGCCATGCGACAATTGACACAAACTCATGCTCGATTGAGCAATGTGTTGAGATGATATTTGAAAAATTTCATGATGCGACAACTCAGTCATAA
- a CDS encoding 6-phosphofructokinase, whose translation MSTLEGKAIIAQGGGPTAVINQSLVGAALECRKFSQITHVYGARHGVSGIINEDFVDLSQATSHNLEEVGMTPGAALGSTRDKPDIEYCKKIFAVFKKYNIRYFFYIGGNDSSDTCRLVNQFANEEGYEVRCVHIPKTIDNDLVVTDHCPGFASAARYVALALAGTNLDNRALPGVYIAVVMGRHAGFLTGAAAGYRRYPDDGPHLVYVPERQFDQEKFIQDVDKTYKKYGRCIIAVSEGIWSETDENGKHVPVVVSITGEAEKDAHGNVQLSGTGALGDVLSDLIKDKLGIKRVRADTLGYPQRCFLGVVSPVDQQEAREVGEKAVQYALWHNIDGSVVIKRVGNYAVEYDLVPLEDIAAKTKLMPDEFINAEGNDVTEAFRNYLLPIMGPAPEANRLFAPQVDKL comes from the coding sequence ATGTCTACCCTTGAAGGTAAAGCCATAATCGCTCAAGGCGGCGGCCCGACAGCCGTAATCAACCAAAGTCTGGTCGGCGCAGCGCTCGAATGCCGTAAATTCAGCCAGATTACCCATGTATACGGCGCTCGACATGGCGTCAGCGGCATCATCAATGAAGATTTCGTGGATCTCAGCCAAGCCACTTCTCACAACCTCGAAGAAGTTGGGATGACCCCCGGCGCCGCGCTTGGATCGACCCGCGATAAACCCGACATTGAATATTGCAAAAAAATATTCGCCGTGTTCAAAAAATATAATATCCGCTACTTCTTCTATATTGGCGGAAATGATTCATCAGACACCTGCCGTTTGGTCAATCAGTTCGCGAATGAAGAAGGATATGAAGTGCGTTGCGTCCATATTCCAAAAACCATTGATAACGATTTGGTCGTCACGGACCATTGTCCCGGTTTTGCCTCCGCCGCGCGGTATGTTGCTCTTGCCTTAGCGGGAACCAATCTTGATAACCGCGCTTTGCCCGGAGTTTATATCGCCGTTGTTATGGGGCGCCACGCTGGCTTTCTGACCGGCGCCGCCGCCGGATATCGCCGTTACCCAGATGACGGCCCACACTTGGTGTATGTCCCCGAACGTCAATTCGACCAGGAGAAATTCATCCAAGACGTTGATAAAACGTATAAGAAATATGGACGCTGCATCATCGCTGTTTCTGAGGGCATTTGGTCAGAAACAGATGAAAACGGCAAGCACGTCCCCGTGGTGGTCAGCATCACCGGCGAAGCCGAAAAAGACGCACACGGTAATGTTCAGTTGTCAGGCACCGGCGCTTTAGGCGACGTATTATCAGACCTGATTAAAGATAAACTTGGCATCAAGCGGGTGCGCGCCGACACGCTCGGGTATCCGCAACGCTGCTTCTTGGGCGTTGTGTCTCCCGTTGATCAACAAGAAGCGCGTGAAGTGGGCGAAAAGGCCGTGCAGTATGCGCTATGGCACAATATTGACGGTTCTGTCGTCATTAAGCGCGTTGGTAATTACGCGGTGGAATATGATTTGGTTCCATTGGAAGACATTGCGGCCAAAACCAAACTCATGCCGGATGAATTTATCAACGCCGAAGGCAATGACGTGACGGAAGCGTTCCGTAATTACTTGCTGCCGATCATGGGGCCTGCGCCGGAAGCGAACCGCTTGTTTGCGCCTCAAGTGGATAAGTTGTAA
- a CDS encoding 4a-hydroxytetrahydrobiopterin dehydratase — translation MTRPTKLTDEKIQEKLNGIEGWTFTDGRLHRDFKFKDFTEAFAFMARIALYAEKMDHHPDWSNVYNNVAIDLATHDAGGVTELDFKLAALINAIL, via the coding sequence ATGACACGCCCGACCAAACTCACAGATGAGAAAATTCAAGAGAAATTGAACGGGATTGAAGGCTGGACATTCACAGACGGCAGGCTCCATCGCGACTTCAAATTTAAAGATTTCACCGAAGCCTTCGCCTTCATGGCCCGTATTGCGCTATATGCAGAGAAAATGGACCATCATCCCGATTGGTCGAACGTCTACAACAACGTCGCCATTGACCTTGCCACACACGACGCAGGCGGCGTCACCGAGTTAGATTTTAAACTCGCCGCCTTAATCAACGCCATTCTTTAA
- a CDS encoding LapA family protein: MEDNKPNLDQDDIQPKSSLWGKIRLVATGVLLLLLGIFLAMNFVSVTVWFFGFNFNMPLIVLASLCFFVGALCGWIGEIMYRKRLDDE; the protein is encoded by the coding sequence ATGGAAGACAATAAACCCAATCTAGACCAAGACGACATTCAACCGAAATCCTCACTTTGGGGGAAAATTCGCCTCGTCGCCACAGGCGTTCTGCTTCTTCTGCTCGGAATTTTCCTGGCGATGAATTTTGTATCGGTTACCGTTTGGTTTTTTGGATTCAACTTCAACATGCCGCTAATCGTGCTCGCGTCGCTTTGCTTTTTTGTCGGCGCACTCTGCGGATGGATTGGCGAAATCATGTACCGCAAACGACTGGATGACGAATAA
- a CDS encoding tyrosine-type recombinase/integrase gives MKKTLVHAMDAFKTHLVETERRAENTIENYLRDLKFLRRYLAESGYDPLDSESDELDFALTRIDSLALRGFITYMVDRNQTPRSINRRLSSLRMFFKFLIHRGWIETNPIETIRFLKQNKRLPVFLDQNQAQNLVEHPKAKNEKEHALALRDRAMLEVLYATGMRVSSLQSLNLADLDVGRATIHMRAKGGKRLTAPLSEPAMEALRNYFSVRTQLLNGPVSKRHPKDPNALFVGRFGERLSARAVQLRLKKFSLALGLGKTTPHTLRHSCATHLLENGADLRFVQELLGHSNLSTTQHYTHVTLSHIQDVYQHSHPRSKK, from the coding sequence ATGAAAAAAACGCTAGTTCACGCAATGGATGCCTTCAAAACCCATCTTGTCGAAACAGAACGGCGGGCTGAAAACACCATTGAAAATTATTTGCGCGACCTGAAATTTTTACGGCGTTACCTTGCAGAATCCGGCTATGACCCGCTCGATTCAGAAAGTGATGAACTGGACTTCGCTCTCACACGAATTGATTCACTGGCGTTGCGCGGCTTTATCACCTATATGGTAGACCGCAACCAAACGCCCCGGTCAATCAATCGCCGATTATCCAGTTTGCGAATGTTTTTCAAATTTTTAATCCATCGAGGCTGGATCGAAACCAATCCAATCGAAACCATTCGATTTTTAAAACAAAACAAACGCCTGCCCGTTTTTCTCGATCAGAACCAAGCCCAAAATCTGGTTGAACACCCGAAGGCGAAAAATGAAAAAGAACACGCTCTCGCATTACGCGACCGCGCCATGTTGGAAGTGTTGTACGCCACTGGAATGCGGGTTTCTTCGCTTCAGTCGTTGAATTTGGCTGACCTTGATGTAGGGCGGGCAACCATCCACATGCGCGCCAAAGGGGGCAAACGCCTGACCGCACCGCTCAGCGAACCTGCCATGGAGGCATTACGCAATTATTTCAGCGTCCGTACGCAACTACTGAACGGGCCCGTTTCCAAGCGTCACCCAAAAGACCCAAATGCGTTATTCGTCGGACGATTCGGCGAGCGTCTTTCCGCCAGAGCCGTCCAATTGCGCTTAAAAAAGTTCTCGTTAGCATTGGGGCTTGGCAAAACCACGCCGCACACGCTTCGTCATTCCTGCGCAACCCATTTGCTCGAAAACGGCGCTGACCTACGCTTCGTACAAGAACTTCTCGGCCACAGCAATCTTTCGACAACTCAACACTACACCCACGTCACTCTTTCACACATTCAAGACGTTTATCAACATTCCCACCCGCGATCCAAAAAATAA
- a CDS encoding cytochrome c3 family protein yields the protein MSTFKFPKWSNNLRPVVGVAALIPAYFLFLLYYGFAPSTTDVGYAPKQPVPYSHALHAGELGIDCRYCHNTVDQSKHASIPPTQTCMNCHANIRPDSEKLLAVRDSFASGMPVEWVRIHDLPDYVYFNHSAHVTRGVSCVSCHGRVDKMEVVAQEETLSMGWCLDCHRNPEQHLRPLDAVYDLDWVPEEDQVVIGARIKELYKLNPSTDCSTCHR from the coding sequence ATGTCAACATTTAAATTTCCTAAATGGTCGAATAACCTTCGACCGGTGGTTGGCGTTGCGGCTTTAATACCTGCTTACTTCTTGTTTCTTCTCTACTACGGATTTGCACCTTCGACAACAGATGTAGGGTATGCGCCCAAGCAACCGGTTCCGTATAGTCATGCGTTGCACGCTGGCGAGTTAGGCATTGATTGCCGGTATTGTCACAATACTGTGGATCAATCCAAGCATGCGTCGATCCCGCCAACGCAAACGTGCATGAATTGCCATGCGAATATTCGCCCGGACAGTGAGAAATTGCTGGCGGTGCGCGATAGTTTTGCGTCGGGGATGCCAGTGGAGTGGGTCCGCATCCATGATTTACCAGACTATGTCTACTTCAACCATAGCGCCCACGTTACACGCGGCGTCAGTTGCGTTTCGTGCCATGGTCGCGTCGATAAGATGGAAGTCGTCGCGCAAGAAGAGACGCTGAGCATGGGCTGGTGTCTCGATTGTCACCGAAATCCCGAACAGCACTTACGACCGCTTGATGCGGTTTACGACCTTGATTGGGTCCCGGAAGAAGACCAGGTGGTCATTGGGGCGCGAATCAAGGAACTTTATAAATTAAATCCCTCGACGGATTGCTCGACATGCCATCGATAG